One segment of Herbaspirillum hiltneri N3 DNA contains the following:
- a CDS encoding DctP family TRAP transporter solute-binding subunit, with protein sequence MQHWKAIAATAAIILFTAAAQAQTAQQPIVIKFSHVVAANTSKGKTADYFKKIVEERTSGRVKVEVYPNSQLYKDKEELEALQMGSVQMLAPTFGKFGPMGVREFEVFDLPYLFDNMAQAQKVTQGPIGHALLKKLDAKGLTGLAMWDSGFLDWTSNKPIQKPADIKGMKIRIQSSKVIDARTRVVGALPQVMPWSEIYQGLQTGVVDGQENPPSIVSTAKLFEVQKFMTISEHGYHGYVFIANKRFWDSLPADLKPVMDKAVKDATEYFNSNAKKENDDALEDIRKTGKMKILSMTPEEKNEWKAIQYKVHREMEDRIGKDLIQSIYKEIGRGPDGK encoded by the coding sequence ATGCAACACTGGAAAGCCATTGCCGCAACCGCGGCCATCATCCTATTCACCGCAGCGGCGCAGGCGCAAACCGCGCAGCAACCGATTGTCATCAAATTCAGCCACGTCGTCGCCGCCAACACATCCAAGGGCAAGACCGCGGACTATTTCAAGAAGATCGTCGAAGAGCGCACCAGCGGCCGCGTCAAGGTCGAGGTTTACCCCAACAGCCAGCTCTACAAGGACAAGGAAGAGCTGGAAGCGCTGCAAATGGGTTCGGTGCAGATGCTGGCGCCGACCTTCGGCAAATTCGGCCCGATGGGGGTGCGCGAGTTCGAAGTGTTCGACCTGCCCTACCTGTTCGACAACATGGCGCAGGCGCAGAAGGTGACGCAAGGGCCGATCGGCCACGCGCTGCTGAAGAAGCTCGACGCCAAGGGCCTGACCGGGCTGGCGATGTGGGACAGCGGTTTTCTCGACTGGACCTCCAACAAGCCGATTCAGAAACCCGCCGACATCAAGGGCATGAAGATCCGCATTCAATCTTCCAAGGTGATCGATGCACGCACCCGCGTGGTGGGTGCGCTGCCGCAGGTGATGCCTTGGTCCGAAATCTACCAGGGCTTGCAGACCGGTGTGGTGGATGGCCAGGAAAACCCGCCTTCCATCGTCAGTACCGCCAAGCTGTTTGAAGTGCAGAAGTTCATGACGATCTCGGAGCACGGCTATCACGGCTATGTGTTCATCGCCAACAAGCGCTTCTGGGATTCGCTGCCTGCCGATCTCAAGCCGGTCATGGACAAGGCGGTCAAGGACGCCACCGAGTATTTCAACAGCAACGCCAAGAAAGAAAACGACGACGCCCTGGAAGACATCCGGAAAACCGGCAAGATGAAAATCCTGAGCATGACGCCGGAAGAAAAGAATGAATGGAAGGCCATCCAGTACAAGGTCCATCGCGAGATGGAAGACCGCATCGGCAAGGACCTGATCCAATCCATCTACAAGGAAATCGGGCGCGGGCCGGACGGTAAATAG
- a CDS encoding surface-adhesin E family protein: MKFAVLALLLVSNQVFAAQWSLLGDNDLGTFFVDKSSIERGRSIVQANILLNWTKPQVLQGHGKYYSSEVSVAYIDCDDKRIGFGSRTMYAKADAQGGALFSPYLAYGDTKLQDAVPGSTGAQMIKVICNLK, encoded by the coding sequence ATGAAATTTGCAGTGCTGGCGTTGTTGCTGGTGTCGAACCAGGTGTTTGCCGCGCAATGGTCGTTGCTCGGCGACAATGACCTTGGCACCTTCTTTGTCGACAAGTCCAGCATCGAGCGCGGACGCAGCATTGTGCAAGCCAACATCCTGCTTAACTGGACCAAGCCACAAGTGCTGCAAGGCCACGGCAAGTATTACTCGTCGGAAGTCTCCGTCGCTTACATCGATTGCGACGACAAGCGCATCGGCTTCGGTAGCCGCACCATGTACGCCAAGGCGGACGCCCAGGGCGGCGCACTGTTTTCTCCTTACCTCGCCTATGGCGACACCAAGCTGCAAGACGCCGTACCCGGGTCCACCGGTGCACAGATGATTAAGGTCATCTGCAATCTCAAGTAA
- a CDS encoding APC family permease has protein sequence MLKIREILLGKALDPLKSETRHSLALVAFLAWVGLGADGLSSSAYGPEESFRALGEHTHLGLYLALATALTVFIIALAYNQVIELFPTGGGGYRVATKLVGPYLGLVSGVALILDYVLTIAISVASGVDALASLLPLGFQDYKLWAEAFFVGVLIVLNLRGLKEAIRFLLPVFLGFVATHLVLIVYGIFVHAEYLSGLVPSTLADTGSLTRQIGWAGVASMLLLAYSQGGGTYTGLEAVSNNVNMLAEPRVRTGKVTMLYMALSLAFTAGGIFLLYLLWDARHVDGETLNATTFRLIIDSMGIGSQWLNDVLLAVVLAFEAGLLFVAANTGFLGGPAVLSNMAADSWVPHKFRYLSTRLVTQNGILVMGIAALAILFWTQGSVTLLIVLYSISVFLTFAISLFGLCRYWWRQRRQLAHWKRRFLLSLAGFVICSSILSVLLYEKMFAGGWATAVIIAGIAALCIYIRNHYRETKEAIRSVDQIFSSQPFGPGTETIVPDPVNQTAVFIVGTSRGGGLHALLWVQRMFPGHFKNFIFVNARTVDSHAYGGEGAVEQMRAEASATLQFFVDFCRSHGMASSSYLGFGTDAVQEVTKLCFDISREYPNAIFFTSKLIFEQDNWFIRLLHNQAALAIQRRLHFDGLQMVILPMKV, from the coding sequence ATGTTGAAGATTCGAGAAATTCTGTTGGGCAAGGCGCTGGATCCCCTCAAGAGCGAGACGCGCCATTCGCTGGCCCTGGTGGCTTTTCTGGCGTGGGTGGGATTGGGGGCGGATGGTTTGTCGTCCTCGGCGTACGGACCGGAAGAGAGCTTCCGGGCGCTGGGCGAGCATACCCATCTGGGCCTGTACCTGGCGCTGGCGACTGCACTGACGGTCTTCATCATCGCACTGGCCTATAACCAGGTCATCGAATTATTTCCCACCGGAGGCGGCGGCTACCGTGTCGCCACCAAGCTGGTCGGCCCTTATCTCGGCCTGGTTTCGGGCGTGGCGCTGATCCTCGACTATGTGTTGACCATCGCGATTTCGGTCGCCTCGGGCGTCGATGCGCTGGCGTCGCTGTTGCCGCTGGGATTTCAGGATTACAAACTGTGGGCCGAAGCATTCTTTGTCGGCGTGCTGATCGTGCTCAATCTGCGCGGACTGAAGGAGGCGATCCGTTTCCTGCTGCCGGTGTTCCTCGGCTTCGTCGCCACCCATCTGGTGTTGATCGTCTACGGTATTTTCGTGCATGCGGAATACCTGTCGGGCTTGGTGCCGAGCACGCTGGCCGATACCGGCAGCCTGACCCGGCAAATCGGCTGGGCTGGCGTGGCGAGCATGCTGCTGCTGGCGTATTCGCAGGGCGGCGGCACCTACACCGGGCTGGAGGCAGTCTCCAACAACGTCAACATGCTGGCCGAACCGCGCGTGCGCACCGGCAAGGTGACCATGCTGTACATGGCCTTGTCGCTGGCATTCACGGCCGGCGGCATCTTCCTGCTGTACCTGTTGTGGGATGCGCGCCATGTCGACGGCGAAACCCTCAATGCCACCACTTTCCGCCTGATCATCGACAGCATGGGCATCGGCAGCCAGTGGCTCAACGATGTCTTGCTGGCGGTGGTGCTGGCGTTCGAGGCCGGACTGCTGTTCGTGGCAGCCAACACCGGCTTCCTGGGCGGACCGGCGGTGCTGTCCAATATGGCGGCCGATTCGTGGGTGCCGCATAAATTCCGCTACCTGTCGACGCGGCTGGTGACGCAGAACGGCATCCTGGTGATGGGCATCGCCGCACTGGCGATCCTGTTCTGGACCCAGGGCAGCGTGACGTTGCTGATCGTGCTGTATTCGATTTCGGTGTTCCTGACCTTCGCCATCTCGCTGTTCGGCCTATGCCGTTACTGGTGGCGCCAGCGCCGGCAGCTGGCGCACTGGAAGCGGCGCTTCCTGCTGTCGCTGGCGGGCTTCGTGATTTGTTCCTCTATCCTGTCGGTGCTGTTGTACGAAAAGATGTTCGCAGGCGGCTGGGCCACGGCCGTGATCATCGCCGGCATTGCGGCGCTGTGCATCTACATCCGTAATCACTACCGGGAAACCAAGGAGGCGATCCGTTCAGTCGACCAGATCTTCTCCAGCCAGCCGTTCGGTCCCGGCACGGAGACGATCGTGCCGGATCCGGTCAACCAGACTGCCGTGTTCATCGTCGGCACCTCGCGCGGCGGCGGCCTGCATGCCTTGCTGTGGGTGCAGCGCATGTTCCCGGGGCACTTCAAGAACTTCATTTTCGTCAATGCGCGCACCGTCGATTCGCATGCCTACGGCGGCGAGGGCGCGGTCGAGCAGATGCGCGCCGAGGCGAGCGCGACGCTGCAGTTCTTCGTGGATTTCTGCCGCAGCCATGGCATGGCGTCGTCGTCCTACCTGGGCTTCGGCACCGACGCCGTACAGGAAGTGACCAAGCTGTGCTTCGACATCAGCCGGGAATATCCGAATGCGATTTTCTTCACCAGCAAGCTGATTTTCGAGCAGGACAACTGGTTCATCCGCCTGCTGCACAATCAGGCGGCGCTGGCGATCCAGCGCCGGTTGCATTTCGACGGCCTGCAGATGGTGATCCTGCCGATGAAAGTGTGA
- a CDS encoding beta-ketoacyl synthase chain length factor, whose product MRFGDVSFSVASHTAWAPGLHTAADWLGWAHGRADINAGAADPKVAQMPPMLRRRASATGKMALETAYACLPEQAVPSDLPVIFASRHGECARSVELLQELAQHAPLSPTSFSLSVHNANGGLWSIARGDRSNNIAIAAGPSTVEHALIEACGLLADGAPQVLLVMADHSPPEVFAAYADCAEQSFAWAWLLQADAGAGTGAGERFSLSWTAEDSESAPAADIAAPGGLDILRFFLRRDAELDRVASGRRWCWSRHA is encoded by the coding sequence ATGCGTTTTGGGGATGTCAGTTTTTCCGTTGCATCGCATACGGCCTGGGCGCCTGGTCTGCATACGGCCGCCGACTGGCTGGGGTGGGCTCACGGTCGCGCAGACATCAATGCCGGGGCTGCCGACCCCAAGGTCGCACAAATGCCGCCCATGCTGCGCCGCCGTGCCAGCGCCACGGGCAAGATGGCGCTCGAAACCGCCTATGCCTGCCTGCCCGAACAAGCCGTTCCCTCCGATCTTCCGGTGATTTTCGCCTCGCGCCACGGTGAATGCGCGCGTTCGGTCGAATTGCTGCAGGAGCTGGCGCAACACGCGCCGCTGTCGCCGACCTCGTTCAGCCTGTCCGTGCACAACGCCAATGGCGGGTTGTGGTCGATCGCACGCGGCGATCGCAGCAATAACATCGCTATTGCAGCAGGTCCGAGCACGGTCGAGCATGCGCTCATCGAGGCCTGCGGCCTGCTCGCCGACGGCGCACCGCAAGTCTTGCTGGTAATGGCAGACCATTCGCCGCCGGAAGTTTTCGCCGCCTACGCCGACTGCGCCGAACAAAGTTTTGCCTGGGCGTGGCTGCTGCAAGCCGACGCCGGCGCCGGTACTGGCGCCGGCGAACGGTTTTCCCTCTCGTGGACGGCCGAGGACAGCGAATCTGCGCCTGCCGCAGACATTGCCGCGCCCGGCGGCCTTGATATCCTGCGCTTCTTCCTGCGGCGCGACGCCGAGCTGGACCGGGTCGCAAGCGGCCGTCGCTGGTGCTGGAGCCGTCATGCTTGA
- a CDS encoding lysophospholipid acyltransferase family protein, which produces MLKRLPHLLNKYWRVGCTAISFTAFGVGGLALRLFIFPLLNLLVRDEQSRTIWARRIIRLSFRAFVELMSTLGVLSYRISGRERLQRKGLLILANHPSLIDTVLLMAFVKQADCIVKSSLWRNPFTRGPVRAAGYISNTQGPELVDDCISSMRSGGNLIIFPEGTRTPADGNMSFKRGAANVAVRGACAITPVIIRCTPATLGKGNKWWKVPATMAHFEIEIQQDIDIRDIPGVTGDAGNPTLAARQLTYYLQNYFMKES; this is translated from the coding sequence ATGCTCAAGCGGTTACCCCATTTGCTCAACAAATACTGGCGAGTAGGTTGTACAGCAATCAGCTTCACCGCCTTCGGCGTCGGGGGCCTCGCGCTGCGCCTTTTCATCTTCCCGCTGCTCAATCTCCTCGTGCGCGACGAACAATCCCGTACTATCTGGGCGCGCCGCATCATTCGCCTGAGCTTTCGTGCATTCGTCGAGCTGATGAGCACGCTGGGCGTGCTGAGTTACCGCATTTCAGGCCGGGAACGGCTGCAGCGCAAGGGCTTGCTGATCCTGGCCAACCATCCCAGCCTGATCGACACCGTATTGCTGATGGCTTTCGTCAAGCAGGCCGACTGCATCGTCAAGAGCAGCCTGTGGCGCAATCCCTTCACTCGCGGCCCGGTGCGTGCAGCCGGTTACATCAGCAATACGCAAGGACCGGAACTGGTCGACGACTGCATCAGCTCGATGCGCAGTGGCGGCAACCTGATCATTTTCCCGGAGGGAACACGCACTCCGGCCGACGGCAACATGAGCTTCAAGCGCGGCGCCGCCAACGTCGCCGTGCGCGGCGCGTGCGCGATTACGCCGGTAATTATCCGTTGCACACCGGCCACGCTGGGCAAAGGTAACAAATGGTGGAAAGTGCCGGCAACCATGGCACACTTCGAGATCGAGATTCAGCAGGATATCGATATCCGCGATATCCCGGGGGTGACCGGCGACGCCGGCAATCCCACCCTTGCCGCGCGCCAGCTTACGTATTACCTGCAAAACTATTTCATGAAAGAAAGCTAG
- a CDS encoding phosphopantetheine-binding protein has protein sequence MPSLDLDQEIKELIIDVLQLEDIRPSDIDAAAPLFGDGLGLDSIDALELGVALQKRYGVALSANSEETRKHFASVQSLAALIASHRQQ, from the coding sequence ATGCCAAGTCTTGACCTTGACCAAGAAATCAAAGAACTCATCATCGACGTTCTGCAACTGGAAGACATTCGTCCGTCCGATATCGACGCCGCCGCCCCTTTGTTCGGCGACGGTCTCGGCCTGGATTCGATTGACGCGCTTGAGCTCGGCGTCGCACTGCAAAAGCGCTACGGCGTCGCCCTCTCCGCGAACTCGGAAGAAACACGCAAGCACTTCGCCTCGGTGCAATCGCTTGCCGCCCTGATTGCCAGCCACCGCCAACAATAA
- a CDS encoding acyl carrier protein, translating into MNTLAPSMTKDQITVWIVDMLHDMFELDKAKITPQSNLYSDLDIDSIDAVDIVVKLNQMTGKRIQPDVFRTVRTVQDVVDVLATLLQADAVNEKA; encoded by the coding sequence ATGAACACCTTAGCGCCCTCCATGACCAAGGACCAGATCACCGTCTGGATCGTCGATATGCTGCACGACATGTTTGAGCTCGACAAAGCGAAGATCACACCGCAGTCGAATCTGTATTCCGATCTCGACATCGACAGCATCGACGCCGTCGACATCGTGGTCAAACTGAACCAGATGACAGGCAAGCGGATACAACCCGACGTATTCCGCACCGTGCGCACGGTGCAGGACGTGGTCGATGTGCTGGCGACGCTGCTGCAGGCGGACGCTGTGAATGAAAAGGCCTGA
- a CDS encoding COG4648 family protein — translation MKRPDIPQVLTTLVILVYPLLVWYAHGKIEPRQLALVLLGVAALRLLSFRMGQRYRWMSLAALLLAAPALFWNALLPLKLYPVAISIGMLALFGASLLRPPSIIERFARVQDPELPPFAVAYTRRVTQVWCLFFAFNGGIAFATAVWASEAVWSLYTGLISYVFMGALFAGEYLVRLYVRRQHHA, via the coding sequence ATGAAAAGGCCTGATATCCCCCAGGTCCTGACCACTTTGGTCATCCTGGTCTATCCGCTGCTGGTCTGGTATGCCCATGGCAAGATCGAACCGCGCCAGCTCGCGCTGGTGCTGTTGGGCGTGGCGGCGCTGCGCCTGCTGAGTTTCAGGATGGGCCAGCGCTATCGCTGGATGAGTCTGGCCGCACTGCTGCTGGCGGCGCCGGCCCTGTTCTGGAACGCGCTGCTGCCGCTCAAACTCTACCCGGTCGCCATCAGCATCGGCATGCTGGCCCTGTTCGGCGCCAGCCTGCTGCGCCCACCCTCGATCATCGAACGCTTCGCACGCGTTCAGGATCCCGAGCTGCCGCCCTTTGCCGTCGCTTATACGCGCCGCGTGACCCAGGTCTGGTGCCTGTTCTTTGCATTCAACGGCGGTATTGCTTTCGCCACGGCGGTGTGGGCGTCGGAAGCTGTCTGGTCGCTGTACACCGGACTGATTTCCTATGTGTTCATGGGCGCACTGTTTGCCGGCGAATATCTGGTCCGGCTCTATGTCAGGCGTCAACACCATGCCTGA
- a CDS encoding AMP-binding protein: protein MPDFIDVPALPLAARADSHVTGWRDGEAVTHAQFIQETAGWRQLLLRRPGMRFALYLQDTIAFAAALLGAWQAGRTIYLPSDTLAETCKALALEVDGFIGEFDAALQPLQPLSTSEAIDTGHAPQQLHRDAPALVVYTSGSTGAAQAIPKKLSQLSTEVATLEALFGTQAGSADVVSTVSHQHIYGLLFKVLWPLAAGRAIHARSAFFPEDLAAIAPQRPWLLLSSPAHLKRLPDSPVQPDISRLQAVFSSGGPLLPDVAAATQQLLGHRPIEIYGSSETGGIAWRQPQEIGGTVRDDSWRPMPRVEVRLNGDHDCLEVRSPHLPDDHWLRMADRVEFATKQNFHLRGRADRIVKLEEKRISLDQIEQLLLASPLVAEARVLVHHEVRSSLSSSSSPSSPSSPSSSRRERIAAFVVPTEAGRTVLDQQGKLALNNRLRAVLADAIESVALPRLWRYLDALPANPQGKTTVAALTALLEPTPSPLSTKRPLWPGQTVLQRGEHSVVLQLHVPPDLLYFDGHFPEAPILPGVVQLDWALALGRQYFDLPAHFRALQALKFQRVVTPGATLTLELENDTQKNTLAFRLHSANGQHASGRILFGEAA, encoded by the coding sequence ATGCCTGATTTCATCGACGTACCGGCACTGCCGCTGGCTGCACGCGCTGACAGCCATGTGACCGGCTGGCGCGATGGCGAAGCCGTCACGCACGCCCAATTCATCCAGGAAACTGCCGGCTGGCGACAATTGCTGTTGCGCCGGCCCGGCATGCGATTCGCGCTGTACCTGCAGGACACGATCGCCTTCGCCGCGGCGCTGCTGGGCGCCTGGCAAGCCGGCAGAACCATTTACCTGCCCAGCGACACGCTGGCCGAAACCTGCAAGGCGCTGGCGCTGGAAGTCGACGGTTTTATCGGTGAATTCGATGCAGCGTTGCAACCGTTACAGCCGCTGTCGACGTCCGAGGCCATTGATACGGGCCACGCGCCGCAACAACTCCACCGCGACGCTCCGGCGCTGGTGGTCTACACCTCCGGCAGCACAGGCGCAGCGCAGGCAATCCCGAAAAAACTATCGCAGCTGTCTACCGAAGTCGCCACGCTGGAAGCGCTGTTCGGCACGCAGGCAGGCTCGGCCGACGTTGTATCGACGGTCTCGCACCAGCATATCTACGGTCTGCTTTTCAAGGTGTTGTGGCCGCTCGCAGCCGGCCGCGCGATTCATGCGCGCAGCGCCTTCTTTCCGGAAGACCTGGCCGCCATCGCGCCGCAGCGTCCCTGGCTGCTGCTGTCCAGCCCCGCGCACCTGAAGCGCCTGCCCGACAGCCCGGTCCAACCGGACATCTCCCGGTTGCAAGCCGTCTTCTCTTCCGGCGGCCCGTTGCTGCCCGATGTGGCGGCGGCAACGCAGCAGTTGCTCGGCCATCGCCCGATTGAAATCTACGGCAGTTCGGAAACCGGCGGCATCGCCTGGCGCCAGCCGCAGGAGATCGGCGGGACGGTCCGCGATGACAGCTGGCGACCGATGCCGCGCGTCGAGGTCCGGCTCAACGGCGACCACGATTGCCTCGAAGTACGCTCGCCGCATCTGCCGGACGACCACTGGCTGCGCATGGCAGACCGCGTCGAGTTCGCAACAAAGCAGAACTTCCATTTGCGCGGCCGCGCCGACCGCATCGTCAAGCTCGAAGAAAAACGCATCTCGCTGGACCAGATCGAACAGCTCCTGCTGGCCTCGCCGCTGGTAGCGGAAGCGCGCGTGCTAGTTCACCACGAGGTGCGATCCTCGTTGTCGTCCTCCTCGTCCCCATCCTCCCCATCCTCGCCATCCTCCTCACGGCGCGAACGCATTGCCGCCTTCGTCGTGCCGACGGAGGCCGGTCGCACCGTGCTGGACCAGCAAGGCAAGCTGGCGCTCAATAACCGCTTGCGCGCCGTCCTGGCCGATGCCATTGAAAGCGTGGCGCTGCCGCGCCTGTGGCGTTACCTCGACGCCCTGCCCGCCAATCCGCAGGGCAAGACAACCGTGGCGGCGCTGACCGCATTGCTCGAACCAACTCCCAGCCCGCTTTCGACGAAACGGCCGTTGTGGCCCGGACAAACCGTGCTGCAACGCGGTGAGCACAGCGTCGTTCTGCAACTGCACGTGCCGCCGGACCTGCTGTATTTCGACGGCCATTTCCCCGAGGCGCCGATCCTGCCCGGCGTCGTCCAGCTTGACTGGGCCCTGGCGCTGGGACGACAGTATTTCGACTTGCCCGCACACTTCCGCGCCCTGCAAGCCCTCAAGTTCCAGCGTGTCGTCACGCCCGGCGCGACGCTGACGCTGGAACTCGAGAACGATACACAGAAAAACACCCTGGCGTTCCGCCTGCATTCAGCCAACGGCCAGCACGCCAGCGGCCGCATCCTGTTCGGCGAGGCGGCATGA
- a CDS encoding glycosyltransferase family 2 protein yields MKTGVVIPVYNHELAIPGVLAAVLAHGLHCILVDDGSSAACAAVLDRLAAEHPHEVTLLRHSANRGKGGAVLTGLHHLAQHGYSHALQIDSDGQHDAADVARFVALSARHPRAVINGCPVYDDSVPKGRLYARYLTHVWVWINTLSFDIRDSMCGFRLYPLAAVTALTSAQKIGSRMDFDTEILVRLHWRGVQVINLPTRVRYPSDGVSHFKMWLDNVLISRMHTVLFFGMLWRAPLLLARKLRKIAT; encoded by the coding sequence ATGAAGACCGGCGTCGTGATTCCCGTCTACAACCATGAACTGGCGATCCCCGGCGTACTGGCGGCGGTGCTGGCGCACGGTCTCCACTGCATACTGGTCGACGACGGCAGTAGTGCCGCCTGCGCCGCCGTGCTGGACCGGCTGGCCGCCGAACATCCGCATGAGGTGACGCTGCTGCGCCACTCCGCGAACCGCGGCAAGGGCGGCGCCGTGCTGACCGGCCTGCATCATCTGGCGCAACACGGCTACAGCCACGCGCTGCAAATCGACTCCGACGGCCAGCACGATGCAGCCGACGTGGCGCGCTTTGTCGCACTCTCCGCACGCCATCCACGGGCAGTCATCAACGGTTGCCCGGTCTACGACGACAGCGTGCCAAAGGGACGCTTGTACGCGCGCTATCTGACGCACGTGTGGGTCTGGATCAATACGCTGTCGTTCGACATCCGCGATTCCATGTGCGGTTTCCGCCTGTATCCGCTGGCGGCGGTCACTGCATTGACGTCGGCGCAGAAGATCGGCAGCCGCATGGACTTCGACACCGAAATCCTGGTGCGCCTGCACTGGCGCGGGGTGCAAGTGATCAACCTGCCCACGCGCGTGCGCTACCCCAGTGACGGCGTTTCGCACTTCAAGATGTGGCTCGACAACGTGCTGATTTCACGCATGCACACGGTGCTGTTCTTCGGCATGCTGTGGCGCGCGCCCCTGCTGTTGGCGCGCAAGCTGCGAAAGATTGCAACATGA
- a CDS encoding LpxL/LpxP family acyltransferase gives MSETLKPAAASSRHWAHINEVSFIGGMRLLFAVYRVFGRWPFRLMLYPVLLWYMARNPAARAASLDYLAHVRRRRPDLHIPSGLRGALRHFAAFGESLLDKMLLWGGLFPLDKVSVSGGEIVAEAIAARRGGLLICTHLGNLELCRVAGRNHPELKLTVLVHTKHAQAFNRMLAQLDPRSQLDLIQVTDMTPATAVLLADKVARGEFVVIAGDRVPVSPSPRVATANFLDAEAPFPIGPYVLASLLECPTYLMFSQRTRDGATLCFEPFRERISLPRSQREQLFSELAADYAARLEHHCLQTPFQWFNFYDFWAQPQPRLQPSSDNHHAPH, from the coding sequence ATGAGCGAAACATTGAAGCCGGCAGCCGCGTCAAGCCGGCACTGGGCGCACATCAACGAAGTCAGCTTCATCGGCGGCATGCGCCTGCTGTTCGCGGTCTACCGCGTCTTCGGACGCTGGCCGTTCCGCCTGATGCTGTATCCGGTGCTGCTTTGGTACATGGCGCGCAATCCGGCCGCCCGCGCGGCCTCGCTCGACTACCTGGCGCACGTGCGCCGTCGACGTCCGGACCTGCACATTCCCTCGGGTCTGCGCGGCGCGCTGCGCCACTTCGCCGCCTTCGGCGAAAGCCTGCTCGACAAGATGTTGCTGTGGGGCGGCCTGTTCCCGCTCGACAAAGTCAGCGTCAGCGGCGGCGAGATCGTCGCCGAAGCCATCGCCGCCAGACGCGGCGGCCTGCTGATCTGCACGCATCTCGGCAATCTGGAACTGTGCCGCGTAGCCGGCCGCAATCATCCGGAGCTGAAACTGACCGTGCTGGTGCACACCAAACACGCCCAGGCGTTCAACCGGATGCTGGCGCAGCTCGATCCGCGCAGCCAGCTCGACCTGATCCAGGTCACCGACATGACGCCCGCCACGGCGGTGCTGCTGGCGGACAAAGTCGCCCGCGGCGAGTTCGTCGTGATCGCCGGCGACCGGGTGCCGGTCTCGCCATCGCCGCGCGTGGCGACCGCGAATTTCCTGGACGCAGAGGCGCCGTTCCCGATCGGTCCGTATGTCCTGGCCAGCTTGCTGGAATGTCCGACTTATCTGATGTTTTCGCAGCGCACGCGCGATGGTGCGACTCTGTGCTTCGAACCTTTCCGTGAACGGATCAGCTTGCCGCGCAGCCAGCGCGAGCAACTGTTCAGCGAACTGGCGGCCGACTATGCCGCACGCCTCGAGCATCATTGCCTGCAGACGCCTTTTCAATGGTTCAATTTCTATGATTTCTGGGCCCAGCCCCAACCCCGGCTTCAGCCCTCCTCGGACAACCACCATGCGCCACACTGA